From a single Thermoanaerobaculia bacterium genomic region:
- a CDS encoding serine/threonine-protein kinase: protein MDTKTFPGPDKGVGFSFYPGEILKERFEILALLGIGGMGEVYRAHDLALRETIALKVVPRQRLTPTALERTRREVRVIRHLSHPGLLRTFDLHESNDHVLLSMEYIEEETLQQHLDTAGPLKEGAIRQMLAGLVEVLSYLHSHGIIHRDIKPSNLFLSNEGHVRLGDFGIVYVETEGNLTATGELIGTPFYMSPEQILGRNLTPASDWYAVGVTLYQALVGAPPFTGTSGEVMEAHLRDILPPITRRRASRALRQLLHGLTLKDQSRRWGQAQVRRYLQGVRLAWLPGQRRKALITAVSILLLTTLAIFVQGIIANPEPTSAVIEGRHVAVHRGNRLLWEKDLKVPIENAVLLDADGDGRKEVLLCGPCDLRREGESFEVPVYEGNGKISLRIVLPTHQLQEVFSSFTPTWGLTVESRPITSPDHEDLVLRLGQIPFFPTLTTLWSPLTRNAYFEFAHAGRIARVLPWQGGVAIHAMAPRYLHMHALAVTGRLRPDLRVHNLLNDDRVMVPSLTAYHLLPIMDAHRVDLDSDGGITIILPEGPRILLPDGRLEGQREGAAVKTIDLLQGYAGICRRLQGGQASEALADIDRYAAEAESFGLEGYRVLFEWLRGEALFRRGDIDGALDHGRALAETIPTYALEARFHAGFYAYLAGRYDEAAESWLKGAQLDGMGAGKIYEAYVNAGFAMLLGSADPATVEQTLDLHATLVPGGIYRDAIGLQKGWIPLLKGDASGAAEILKPALHRTDQDLHAAGYFLAAMAAGTYDPAVMETYLARGARPLFLLYLQALGRGDRETARQTWTLIETRAPHDPDLALAVPLIISILGTNL, encoded by the coding sequence ATGGACACGAAGACCTTTCCAGGTCCAGATAAAGGTGTCGGGTTTTCTTTTTACCCTGGTGAAATCCTCAAGGAACGATTCGAGATACTTGCCCTCCTCGGTATCGGGGGTATGGGAGAGGTTTACAGGGCTCATGACCTGGCTCTCAGGGAAACGATTGCCCTGAAGGTGGTCCCCCGCCAACGACTGACTCCCACGGCCCTGGAGCGAACCAGGAGAGAGGTTCGGGTCATCCGCCACCTGAGCCACCCCGGTCTTCTCCGGACCTTCGACCTCCACGAATCAAATGACCACGTCCTTCTCTCGATGGAGTACATCGAGGAGGAGACCCTCCAGCAGCACCTTGATACTGCCGGTCCCCTTAAAGAAGGGGCGATCCGACAGATGTTGGCAGGCCTGGTGGAGGTCCTCTCGTACCTTCACAGTCACGGGATCATCCACCGGGACATTAAACCCTCCAACCTCTTTCTCTCCAATGAAGGGCACGTTCGTCTCGGCGATTTCGGTATCGTCTATGTTGAAACGGAGGGTAATCTTACGGCGACGGGTGAGCTGATCGGGACCCCTTTCTACATGTCTCCCGAGCAGATTCTGGGCCGAAACCTGACTCCCGCAAGCGACTGGTACGCCGTGGGGGTCACCCTCTACCAGGCCCTCGTCGGCGCCCCGCCATTCACCGGAACCTCGGGCGAAGTCATGGAGGCCCACCTCCGGGACATCCTTCCACCCATTACCCGGAGGAGGGCTTCTCGGGCCCTTCGGCAGCTTCTCCACGGTCTGACGCTGAAAGACCAGTCCCGCCGATGGGGACAGGCCCAGGTACGACGATATCTTCAAGGTGTCCGACTCGCCTGGCTGCCCGGCCAGAGACGAAAGGCCCTTATTACCGCGGTATCAATCTTGCTTCTCACCACCCTGGCTATATTTGTTCAAGGCATCATTGCCAATCCTGAACCGACCTCCGCCGTCATCGAAGGCAGGCACGTTGCCGTCCACCGGGGGAACCGCCTCCTGTGGGAGAAGGACCTCAAAGTCCCAATTGAGAACGCAGTTCTTCTGGATGCCGACGGGGACGGAAGGAAAGAAGTTCTCTTATGTGGTCCCTGTGACCTCCGCAGGGAGGGTGAATCATTCGAAGTTCCCGTCTACGAGGGGAACGGTAAGATCTCCCTGCGCATCGTCCTCCCTACCCACCAACTCCAGGAAGTCTTTTCTTCCTTCACTCCCACATGGGGTCTCACGGTCGAATCGAGACCGATCACCTCACCTGACCATGAGGATCTTGTTCTGAGGCTGGGTCAGATTCCCTTCTTTCCCACGTTGACGACTCTCTGGTCTCCCTTGACGAGGAATGCCTATTTCGAATTCGCCCATGCCGGTCGCATTGCGAGAGTCCTTCCCTGGCAGGGTGGTGTTGCCATCCACGCCATGGCTCCCCGGTACCTTCACATGCACGCACTGGCCGTTACCGGGAGGCTGCGGCCCGACCTCAGGGTGCACAACCTTCTGAACGACGACCGTGTGATGGTCCCCTCCCTTACGGCCTACCACCTTCTTCCGATCATGGATGCCCACCGGGTTGACCTCGACTCCGACGGCGGGATCACGATCATTCTTCCCGAAGGACCCAGGATACTCCTCCCCGACGGGCGGCTTGAGGGTCAGAGGGAAGGCGCCGCCGTCAAGACGATTGACCTACTCCAGGGCTATGCCGGAATCTGCCGCCGCCTCCAGGGCGGCCAAGCCAGTGAAGCCCTGGCTGACATCGACCGGTATGCAGCCGAAGCCGAGTCCTTCGGACTCGAAGGTTACCGCGTCCTTTTCGAATGGTTGCGTGGCGAGGCTCTCTTCCGGAGGGGTGACATCGACGGGGCCCTGGATCACGGCAGGGCCCTTGCGGAGACCATCCCCACCTACGCCCTGGAGGCACGATTTCATGCCGGTTTCTACGCCTATCTCGCGGGCCGGTACGACGAGGCGGCCGAATCCTGGCTGAAGGGGGCCCAGCTCGACGGCATGGGCGCCGGGAAGATTTACGAGGCCTACGTCAACGCTGGTTTCGCTATGCTTCTTGGAAGCGCTGACCCGGCCACGGTGGAACAGACTCTCGACCTCCATGCCACCCTCGTCCCCGGGGGAATCTACCGGGATGCCATTGGGCTCCAAAAGGGGTGGATCCCCCTCCTCAAGGGGGACGCCTCAGGGGCTGCGGAGATCCTGAAGCCCGCCCTTCACCGGACCGACCAGGACCTTCACGCCGCGGGTTATTTCCTGGCCGCCATGGCTGCCGGGACCTACGATCCCGCCGTCATGGAGACCTATCTTGCCAGAGGCGCCCGCCCCCTCTTCCTTCTCTACCTCCAGGCCCTGGGTAGGGGCGACCGCGAGACCGCACGTCAGACCTGGACCCTTATCGAAACCCGCGCTCCCCACGACCCCGACCTCGCCCTGGCGGTTCCGCTGATTATCAGTATCCTTGGGACGAATCTTTAG